A stretch of the Elephas maximus indicus isolate mEleMax1 chromosome 3, mEleMax1 primary haplotype, whole genome shotgun sequence genome encodes the following:
- the LOC126074030 gene encoding olfactory receptor 7G2-like: MASENQTGVAAFFLLGLSEDSELQPFLLGLFLTMYLVTVLGNLLIILAISSDSHLHTPMYFFLSNLSFADICFSTTTVPKMLVNIQTQNKSISYTGCLTQACFVLMFAGVENFLLAAMAYDRYVAICHPLRYTVIMNSYLCGLLILLSLFISLVDALLHSLMVLRLSFCADLEIPHFFCELAQVIKLACSNTLINDILVYLIPSILGSVPLLGIIFSYIKIVSSILSMPSAGGMYKAFSTCGSHLSVVFLFYGTAFGVYISSAVTHSSKNLAVASVMYTVVPPMMNPFIYSLRNRDMQGALQKLFGRTSSFS, from the coding sequence ATGGCATCAGAAAACCAAACTGGTGTAGCAGCATTCTTCCTCCTGGGGCTCTCAGAGGATTCAGAACTGCAGCCCTTCCTCTTGGGGCTATTCCTGACCATGTACCTAGTCACTGTGTTGGGGAACCTACTCATTATCCTGGCCATCAGCTcagactcccacctccacacccccatgtactttttcctctccaACTTGTCCTTCGctgacatctgtttcagcaccaccacagtccccaagatgctggtgaacatcCAGACTCAAAACAAATCCATCAGTTACACAGGCTGCCTCACCCAGGCTTGCTTTGTTCTGATGTTTGCAGGTGTAGAAAATTTTCTCCTTGcagcaatggcctatgaccgctatgtggccatctgccatcCACTGAggtacacagtcatcatgaactCTTACCTCTGTGGCCTGCTGATTCTCCTCTCCTTGTTTATTAGTTTGGTGGATGCCCTGCTTCACAGTCTGATGGTGCTGCGTCTGTCCTTCTGTGCAGACCTGGAAATCCCTCACTTCTTCTGCGAACTTGCTCAGGTCATCAAACTTGCCTGCTCCAATACCCTCATCAATGACATCCTGGTATATTTAATACCTAGCATATTGGGTAGTGTTCCTCTCCTTGGGATTATTTTCTCTTACATTAAAATTGTCTCTTCCATTCTGAGCATGCCATCAGCCGGGGGAATGTATAAAGCTTTCtccacctgtgggtctcacctgtCAGTGGTTTTCTTATTCTATGGAACAGCTTTTGGAGTCTACATTAGTTCTGCAGTTACTCATTCTTCCAAAAACTTAGCAGTAGCTTCAGTGATGTACACTGTGGTCCCTCCAATGATGAACCCctttatctacagcctgaggaacagagaCATGCAGGGGGCCTTGCAGAAACTCTTCGGGAGAACATCTTCTTTTTCTTAG